From the genome of Vitis riparia cultivar Riparia Gloire de Montpellier isolate 1030 chromosome 2, EGFV_Vit.rip_1.0, whole genome shotgun sequence, one region includes:
- the LOC117927155 gene encoding cation/H(+) antiporter 18-like produces the protein MATDVTCPPPTKATSNGVFQGDNPVHFALPLAIVQICLVVVVTRCLAFLMKPLRQPRVIAEIVGGILLGPSALGRNKHYLHSIFPPKSLTVLDTLANLGLLFFLFIVGLELDLKSLHRAGKKALSIAVAGISLPFALGVGTSFVLRATISKGVDAGPFLVFMGVALSITAFPVLARILAELKLLTTDVGQMAMSAAAVNDVAAWILLALAISLSGTGRSPIISLWVFLCGFGFVLCCSLIAPRIFRWMAQRCPEGEPVDEMYICATLAAVLAAGFVTDAIGIHALFGAFVMGILVPKEGPFASALVEKVEDLVSGLLLPLYFVSSGLKTDVSTIRGLQSWSLLVLVIFTACLGKIVGTIAVSLCCRMPVREALALGFLMNSKGLVELIVLNIGKERKVLNDQTFAIMVLMALFTTFITTPLVIAVYKPAKRPSKADYKHRTVDRKNPNGELRILVCFQSTNNIPTMINLIEASRGTGKREGLCVYAMHLMELSERSSVISMVHKARKNGLPFWNKGLPSGSNQVIVAFEAFGQLSSVSIRPMIAISAMSNIHEDICTSAERKRVAIIILPFHKHQRLDGTLETTRSEFSLVNRKVLEHAPCSVGILVDRGLGGTAQVSASNVSSIITVPFFGGCDDREALSYGARMAEHPGISLVAIRFLIHPDVQGEAPTPDSHDNRNSLLDENFLAEFKHNSSLNSAVKFEERVVKNAAEAMEIIREYHRCTMFVVGRMPEGQVVAGLSPKTEFPELGPVGSLLTSPGFPTVASVLVVQQYQPGSFPNSEIFSEE, from the exons ATGGCAACAGATGTGACTTGTCCACCACCCACCAAGGCCACATCAAATGGGGTTTTCCAGGGGGATAATCCCGTTCATTTTGCCCTCCCTCTAGCTATTGTGCAGATATGCCTTGTAGTTGTGGTTACGCGCTGTCTTGCTTTTCTTATGAAGCCACTGCGACAACCTCGTGTGATAGCAGAGATTGTT GGAGGAATATTACTTGGTCCATCAGCTCTGGGTCGCAACAAACACTATCTGCATTCCATTTTTCCACCAAAAAGCCTCACAGTGTTGGATACTCTGGCAAACCTTGGTCTTCTCTTCTTTCTATTCATTGTAGGCTTGGAGTTAGATCTCAAGTCCCTCCATCGCGCTGGAAAGAAAGCTCTTAGCATCGCTGTTGCAGGAATCAGCCTTCCTTTTGCTTTAGGAGTTGGTACATCTTTTGTCCTCAGAGCAACCATTTCCAAGGGTGTAGATGCAGGTCCATTTCTTGTATTCATGGGGGTGGCCCTCTCTATCACTGCCTTCCCTGTTTTGGCCCGTATCCTTGCAGAGCTCAAGCTTTTAACCACTGATGTTGGTCAAATGGCCATGTCTGCTGCTGCTGTCAATGATGTGGCTGCATGGATTCTACTTGCTCTTGCCATTTCTCTCTCTGGCACTGGTCGTTCCCCCATAATCTCATTATGGGTGTTCTTGTGTGGATTTGGTTTTGTCCTGTGCTGTTCACTCATTGCCCCACGAATCTTCAGATGGATGGCTCAGCGTTGCCCTGAGGGTGAGCCAGTGGACGAGATGTATATATGTGCTACTTTAGCTGCTGTTTTGGCAGCTGGGTTTGTTACTGATGCCATTGGGATTCATGCTCTTTTTGGTGCTTTTGTGATGGGAATTCTTGTGCCCAAAGAAGGTCCTTTTGCAAGTGCTCTTGTGGAAAAAGTTGAGGACCTTGTTTCTGGCCTCCTCCTTCCGTTGTACTTTGTCTCAAGCGGATTGAAGACTGATGTGTCCACCATTAGGGGGCTTCAATCATGGAGTCTCCTTGTTTTGGTCATATTTACAGCCTGTTTGGGGAAGATTGTAGGCACCATTGCTGTCTCCCTCTGTTGCAGAATGCCTGTTCGGGAGGCTCTTGCTCTGGGGTTCCTAATGAACAGCAAGGGCTTGGTGGAGCTCATTGTACTCAACATTGGCAAAGAGAGAAAG GTATTGAATGATCAAACATTTGCAATCATGGTTCTGATGGCTCTCTTCACAACCTTTATCACAACACCTCTAGTTATAGCAGTATACAAGCCAGCTAAAAGGCCAAGTAAAGCAGATTACAAGCACAGGACAGTTGATAGAAAGAACCCCAATGGTGAACTTCGAATCTTGGTCTGTTTCCAAAGTACAAACAACATTCCTACAATGATCAATCTCATTGAGGCTTCACGCGGGACGGGGAAGAGGGAAGGACTTTGTGTCTATGCAATGCACCTCATGGAGCTCTCAGAGAGGTCATCTGTAATATCGATGGTTCACAAGGCAAGAAAGAATGGGCTACCATTTTGGAACAAGGGACTGCCCTCAGGTTCCAACCAAGTAATTGTAGCGTTTGAGGCTTTCGGGCAGCTCAGCAGTGTGTCTATCAGACCAATGATAGCAATTTCAGCCATGTCCAACATCCACGAGGACATCTGCACAAGTGCTGAAAGGAAAAGGGTAGCAATCATCATCCTCCCATTCCATAAGCACCAGAGACTTGATGGAACATTGGAGACCACCAGAAGTGAATTCAGCTTGGTCAACAGAAAGGTCCTCGAGCATGCTCCATGCTCTGTTGGGATCCTAGTTGACCGCGGCCTCGGTGGTACCGCCCAAGTATCTGCAAGCAACGTCTCCTCCATAATCACAGTCCCATTCTTTGGTGGCTGCGACGACCGCGAAGCCCTCTCATATGGTGCACGCATGGCTGAGCATCCCGGCATCAGTCTAGTGGCCATTCGCTTCTTAATCCACCCAGACGTCCAGGGAGAGGCACCCACCCCTGACTCACACGACAACCGCAACTCCTTATTAGATGAAAACTTCTTAGCTGAATTCAAGCACAATTCATCACTCAACAGCGCGGTCAAATTCGAAGAAAGAGTGGTAAAAAATGCTGCCGAAGCCATGGAAATCATCCGCGAATACCACCGCTGCACCATGTTTGTTGTAGGTCGAATGCCAGAGGGTCAAGTCGTTGCTGGATTGAGCCCAAAGACCGAGTTCCCGGAATTGGGGCCAGTGGGCAGCTTGCTAACTTCTCCTGGTTTTCCCACAGTAGCATCAGTACTTGTTGTGCAGCAGTATCAACCCGGGTCATTTCCAAACTCGGAGATTTTCTCCGAGGAGTAG
- the LOC117933024 gene encoding cation/H(+) antiporter 18-like: MSTNVTCPPPTKATSNGVFQGDNPIHFALPLLIVQICLVLVVTRCLAFLLKPLRQPRVIAEIVGGILLGPSALGRNKHYLHSIFPPKSLTVLDTLANLGLLFFLFLVGLELDLNSLRRTGKKALSIAVAGISLPFALGVGTSVVLRATISKGVDAGPFLVFMGVALSITAFPVLARILAELKLLTTDVGRMAMSAAAVNDVAAWILLALAIALSGTGRSPIVALWVFLCGFGFVLCCSLIAPRIFKWMAQRCPEGEPVDEMYVCATLAAVLAAGFVTDAIGIHALFGAFVMGILVPKEGPFAGALVEKVEDLVSGLLLPLYFVSSGLKTDVATIRGLQSWGLLVLVIFTACLGKIAGTIAVSLSWRMPVPEALALGFLMNSKGLVELIVLNIGKERKVLNDQTFAIMVLMALFTTFITTPLVIAVYKPAKRTSKADYNHRTIDRKNPNAELRILVCFQSTNSIPTIINLVEASRGTAKREGLCVYAMHLMELSERSSAILMVHKARKNGLPFWNKALRSGSNQLIVAFEAFGQLSRVSIRPMTAISAMSSMHEDICTSAERKRAAIIILPFHKHQRFDGTLETSRSEFGVVNRKVLEHARCSVGILVDRDLGGTAQVSASNVSSIITVPFFGGCDDREALSYGARMAEHPGISLVAIRFLFHPDNLDEAITPDPHPNPNSNSSLDENFLAEFKNKTSHNSSVKLEERVVKNAAGAIEIIREYHRCTMFVVGRTPEGQLVAGLSPLIEFPELGPVGSLLTCGGIPTAASVLVVQQYQPRSFSNSDIS; encoded by the exons ATGTCGACAAATGTGACTTGCCCACCACCCACCAAGGCCACATCAAATGGGGTGTTCCAGGGGGATAATCCCATTCATTTCGCCCTCCCTCTACTTATTGTGCAGATATGCCTTGTGCTTGTGGTTACTCGCTGTCTTGCTTTTCTTCTGAAGCCACTGCGACAGCCTCGCGTGATTGCAGAGATTGTT GGAGGAATATTACTTGGTCCATCAGCTCTGGGTCGCAACAAACACTATCTGCATTCCATTTTTCCACCTAAAAGCCTCACAGTGTTGGATACTCTGGCAAACCTTGGTCTTCTCTTCTTTCTATTCCTTGTAGGCTTGGAGTTGGATCTCAACTCCCTCCGTCGCACTGGAAAGAAAGCTCTTAGCATTGCTGTTGCAGGAATCAGCCTTCCTTTTGCTTTAGGAGTTGGTACATCTGTTGTCCTCAGAGCAACCATCTCCAAGGGTGTAGATGCAGGTCCATTTCTTGTATTCATGGGGGTGGCCCTCTCTATCACTGCCTTCCCTGTTTTGGCCCGTATCCTTGCAGAGCTAAAGCTTTTAACCACTGATGTTGGCCGAATGGCCATGTCTGCTGCTGCTGTCAATGATGTGGCTGCATGGATTCTACTTGCTCTTGCCATTGCTCTCTCTGGTACTGGCCGTTCCCCCATAGTAGCATTATGGGTGTTTTTGTGTGGATTTGGTTTTGTCCTTTGCTGTTCACTCATTGCCCCACGAATATTCAAATGGATGGCTCAGCGTTGCCCTGAGGGTGAGCCGGTGGATGAGATGTATGTATGTGCTACTTTAGCTGCTGTTTTGGCAGCTGGGTTTGTTACTGACGCCATTGGGATTCATGCGCTCTTTGGTGCTTTTGTGATGGGAATTCTTGTCCCCAAAGAAGGTCCTTTCGCAGGTGCTCTTGTGGAAAAAGTTGAGGACCTTGTATCTGGCCTCCTCCTTCCGTTGTACTTTGTCTCAAGCGGATTGAAGACTGATGTGGCCACCATTAGGGGGCTTCAATCATGGGGTCTCCTTGTTTTGGTCATATTTACAGCCTGTTTGGGGAAGATTGCAGGCACCATTGCTGTCTCCCTTAGTTGGAGAATGCCTGTTCCGGAGGCTCTAGCTCTGGGGTTCCTAATGAACAGCAAGGGCTTGGTGGAGCTCATTGTCCTCAACATTGGTAAAGAGAGAAAG GTATTGAATGATCAAACATTTGCCATCATGGTTCTCATGGCTCTCTTCACAACCTTTATCACAACACCTCTAGTTATAGCAGTATACAAGCCGGCTAAAAGGACAAGTAAAGCCGATTACAATCACAGAACAATTGATAGAAAGAACCCCAATGCTGAACTTCGAATATTGGTTTGTTTCCAGAGTACAAACAGCATTCCTACAATTATCAATCTCGTTGAGGCTTCACGTGGAACCGCGAAGAGGGAAGGACTTTGTGTCTATGCAATGCACCTCATGGAGCTGTCAGAGAGGTCATCTGCAATACTGATGGTTCACAAGGCAAGAAAGAATGGGCTACCCTTTTGGAACAAGGCCCTGCGCTCTGGTTCCAACCAATTAATTGTGGCGTTTGAGGCTTTCGGGCAGCTCAGCAGAGTGTCTATCAGGCCAATGACAGCAATTTCAGCCATGTCCAGCATGCACGAGGACATCTGCACAAGTGCTGAAAGGAAAAGGGCAGCGATCATCATCCTCCCATTCCATAAGCACCAGAGATTTGATGGAACATTGGAGACTAGCAGAAGTGAATTCGGGGTGGTCAACAGAAAGGTCCTCGAGCATGCTCGATGCTCAGTTGGGATCCTAGTAGACCGCGACCTCGGTGGAACGGCCCAAGTATCTGCAAGCAACGTCTCCTCCATCATCACAGTCCCATTCTTTGGCGGCTGCGACGACCGTGAAGCCCTCTCGTACGGTGCACGCATGGCTGAGCATCCCGGCATCAGTCTAGTGGCCATTCGCTTCCTATTCCACCCAGACAACCTGGATGAGGCCATCACGCCTGATCCACACCCCAACCCCAACTCCAACTCCTCATTGGACGAAAACTTCCTGGCTGAATTCAAGAACAAGACGTCACACAACAGCTCGGTCAAATTGGAAGAAAGAGTCGTAAAAAATGCTGCAGGAGCCATCGAAATCATCCGCGAATACCACCGGTGCACCATGTTTGTTGTGGGCCGAACGCCAGAGGGTCAACTCGTTGCTGGATTGAGTCCACTGATCGAGTTCCCGGAACTGGGGCCGGTGGGCAGTTTGCTGACTTGTGGTGGCATTCCCACAGCTGCATCAGTGCTTGTTGTGCAGCAATATCAACCCAGGTCGTTTTCAAACTCAGATATTTCCTAA
- the LOC117932998 gene encoding cation/H(+) antiporter 18-like, whose amino-acid sequence MATNSSAGHACPSPMKSVSNGLFQGDNPLHFALPLAILQICLVLVVTRGLAYLFRPLRQPRVIAEIVGGILLGPSALGRSESYLHAVFPSQSLTVLDTLANLGLLFFLFLAGLELDPKSLRRTGKKALGIAIAGISLPFALGIGTSFVLRETIAKGVNGTSFLVFMGVALSITAFPVLARILAELKLLTTDVGRMAMSAAAVNDVAAWILLALAISLSGSKQSPIVPFWVLLCGCGFVICASLILPPIFKWMARRCHEGEPVDEMYICSTLAVVLAAGVVTDAIGIHAMFGAFVVGILVPKEGPFAGALLEKVEDLVSGLFLPLYFVSSGLKTNVATIQGLQSWALLVLVIFTACIGKIVGTVVVSLSFKMPLREALALGFLMNSKGLVELIVLNIGKDRKVLNDQTFAIMVLMALFTTFITTPLVVAVYKPAKRERNTDHKQRTIERKNTNTELRIMACFHGARNIPSMINLFEASRGTNKHEGLCIYAMHLMEFSERSSAIMMVHKVRKNGLPFWNKGVRSESNQIVVAFEAFQQLSQVSVRPMTSISSISDMHEDICTTADRKRVAIIILPFHKHQRVDGSLETTRTDFRWVNRRVLEHAACSVGILVDRGLGGTTHVSASNVSYFITVLFFGGHDDREALAYGIRMAEHPGINLMVIRFLVEHETVEGIELVDGNSKPDEECLAELKQKISKDGSIKYEEKEVRSAAETIAAIREASFCNLFLVGRAPDKAAIPLPLDRRSECPELGPLGSLLASTDFSTAASVLVIQQYHGSVSPNLALDLEEGLPDSESN is encoded by the exons ATGGCTACCAATTCTTCAGCTGGGCATGCATGTCCATCTCCGATGAAGTCGGTGTCTAATGGCCTTTTTCAAGGGGATAATCCTCTTCATTTTGCGCTCCCTCTTGCCATTTTGCAGATTTGCCTGGTGCTTGTTGTTACACGAGGTCTTGCTTATCTTTTCAGACCGCTAAGGCAGCCACGAGTGATTGCAGAGATTGTG GGAGGAATACTACTTGGGCCATCAGCTCTGGGTCGAAGCGAGAGCTATCTGCACGCAGTATTCCCATCACAAAGCCTCACAGTGTTGGACACTCTAGCCAACCTTGGACTCCTGTTCTTTCTATTCCTTGCAGGCCTAGAGTTGGATCCTAAGTCTCTTCGTCGAACTGGAAAGAAAGCCCTTGGAATTGCCATCGCCGGAATCAGCCTCCCTTTTGCATTAGGAATTGGCACATCATTTGTTCTCCGAGAAACCATAGCCAAAGGGGTCAATGGGACCTCGTTTCTTGTATTCATGGGTGTCGCACTTTCCATAACTGCCTTCCCTGTCTTAGCCCGTATATTAGCTGAGCTGAAACTTTTAACTACTGATGTTGGCAGAATGGCAATGTCAGCTGCAGCCGTTAATGATGTGGCTGCATGGATTCTACTTGCTCTTGCTATTTCCTTATCTGGCAGTAAACAGTCTCCCATTGTGCCATTCTGGGTTCTCTTATGTGGGTGTGGCTTTGTTATTTGTGCGAGTCTCATTCTCCCACCAATATTCAAATGGATGGCCAGGCGATGCCATGAAGGTGAGCCAGTGGATGAGATGTATATATGTTCTACATTAGCTGTTGTTCTGGCAGCTGGGGTTGTTACTGATGCCATTGGGATCCATGCCATGTTTGGGGCTTTTGTGGTTGGAATTCTGGTCCCAAAGGAAGGGCCATTTGCAGGCGCTCTTCTGGAGAAAGTTGAAGATCTTGTATCTGGCCTCTTTCTGCCACTTTACTTTGTCTCCAGTGGATTGAAAACTAATGTAGCTACAATTCAAGGGCTTCAGTCATGGGCTCTCCTGGTCTTGGTCATATTTACAGCCTGCATTGGGAAAATTGTGGGCACTGTTGTGGTTTCCCTTTCATTCAAAATGCCTCTGCGTGAAGCTCTGGCACTGGGGTTCCTAATGAACAGTAAAGGCTTGGTGGAGCTCATTGTCCTCAACATTGGTAAAGATAGAAAG GTATTAAATGACCAGACATTTGCCATAATGGTTCTAATGGCTCTATTCACAACATTTATCACCACACCTCTAGTCGTGGCCGTGTATAAGCCAGCTAAAAGGGAAAGAAACACTGACCACAAGCAAAGAacaattgaaaggaaaaacacaAACACTGAGCTTAGAATTATGGCATGTTTCCATGGTGCAAGAAATATCCCATCAATGATAAATCTCTTTGAGGCCTCAAGGGGGACCAACAAGCATGAGGGACTTTGCATATATGCAATGCATCTAATGGAGTTCTCTGAGAGATCGTCAGCTATAATGATGGTACACAAGGTGAGGAAGAATGGACTACCCTTTTGGAACAAGGGTGTTCGATCAGAGTCCAACCAGATTGTTGTGGCTTTTGAGGCTTTCCAGCAGCTAAGCCAAGTGTCTGTCCGGCCAATGACTTCCATATCTTCAATATCTGACATGCACGAGGACATTTGTACCACTGCTGATAGGAAGAGGGTTGCTATAATCATTCTACCATTCCACAAGCACCAGAGGGTGGATGGCTCACTTGAGACTACACGAACAGACTTCCGTTGGGTTAACCGTAGGGTTCTTGAACATGCAGCCTGCTCAGTTGGGATCCTAGTAGACCGCGGGCTTGGTGGTACCACCCATGTATCAGCAAGTAATGTTTCTTATTTCATCACAGTACTCTTCTTTGGTGGCCATGATGACCGTGAAGCTCTTGCTTATGGGATTCGCATGGCTGAGCATCCTGGTATCAATTTAATGGTCATTCGCTTCTTAGTTGAGCATGAGACTGTAGAGGGGATTGAGTTAGTTGATGGCAATTCCAAACCTGATGAGGAGTGTCTCGCTGAGCTCAAGCAGAAGATATCCAAAGATGGCTCCATAAAATATGAGGAGAAAGAAGTCAGAAGTGCTGCAGAAACCATTGCTGCAATTCGTGAGGCTAGTTTCTGCAACCTGTTCCTGGTGGGTCGAGCTCCTGATAAGGCGGCCATTCCCCTTCCTCTAGATAGGAGGAGCGAGTGTCCAGAATTGGGGCCTTTGGGGAGTTTGTTGGCTTCAACAGATTTCTCAACAGCGGCATCAGTTTTGGTGATCCAACAGTACCATGGTAGTGTATCTCCAAATTTGGCCTTAGACCTGGAGGAAGGATTGCCTGATTCCGAATCTAACTGA
- the LOC117904607 gene encoding disease resistance response protein 206-like, which translates to MGARSLVVLLFLMFILSFSSAYQGKKKQYKPCKQMVLYFHDVIYNGQNAANATSAIVGAPQWGNLTILADKFHFGNVVVFDDPITLDNNFHSKPVGRAQGMYIYDTKNTFTSWLGFTFVLNSTDFQGTLNFMGADPIMVKTRDITVVSGTGDFFMHRGIATIMTDAFEGEVYFRLRVDIKLYECW; encoded by the coding sequence ATGGGAGCCAGGAGTTTGGTGGTTCTTCTCTTCCTGATGTTCatcctctctttttcttctgccTATCAGGGCAAGAAGAAGCAATACAAACCATGTAAGCAAATGGTCTTGTATTTCCATGATGTTATCTACAATGGCCAAAATGCAGCTAATGCCACTTCTGCAATTGTGGGTGCACCCCAATGGGGAAACCTTACCATCTTGGCAGATAAGTTCCATTTTGGCAATGTGGTGGTTTTTGATGACCCCATTACTCTTGATAACAACTTCCACTCCAAACCAGTTGGTAGAGCACAAGGAATGTACATATATGACACCAAAAACACCTTCACTTCTTGGCTGGGGTTCACATTTGTTCTCAACAGCACAGACTTTCAGGGCACCTTGAACTTCATGGGAGCTGACCCCATTATGGTGAAGACCAGGGACATTACTGTGGTGAGTGGGACAGGAGACTTCTTCATGCATAGGGGAATTGCCACTATTATGACTGATGCATTTGAAGGTGAAGTATATTTCAGGCTTAGGGTTGATATTAAGTTGTATGAGTGCTGGTGA